The genomic stretch GCTACTGGGCTTTGGGTGGGGGAATTTGGAGTACTCATTGTGGCAAAGGAGGGTATCGAATTTGATCCGTACTCATTTTCTTTACAGCATATTTATATGATGTTTTACGTCTACTAGTCTAGCTAATCCATGCAATATCAGGGCGACCTTTCAAAGCGACCATGGTTATGTAAACATCGAAGAGTGCGGAGAGGCTCCGAACTATGGGATCATGGTAATCGACCTGCTATGATGAGTGGCAGAAAGCGTTGGAGAAGAGATGTTTAGCCCGTCAGCTATTCATTGTACCATTCTTTTAGCTTTAGTGGCTCAGAAACTTCCGGGGACAATGTCAACAACTCCGGTTGATGTTCAACATGGAGAGAAAACAACCCCGCAGCGCTACTCGGAGAGTTGCCCGAGAGTGATGATTACGTGCCCTCTTTGCATAGCACGACAGAGCATTGCCTAGGATGCATAGACCATTTATAACCGACGAACTCACAGAAGCATCAAGGTGAATATTAGACAACCTCATTTCACGGAATGCCTCTATTGCTTTCCAGATCTTGTTGATTCTGCCCGGTTAGAGCAGAAAGGCCACCCCAATATCCAAGAATTACTGAATTCGAGACGAAACCTTAACATCCACAATATCACAAAATGGCCAACTTCCCAAAATACCCTGACCTTCAAGGCAAAGTCGCCCTGATAATGGGTGCCGGCCAAACACATGTACCAGGCTCCGAAGCACGGGGTAACGGAGCAGCCATCGCTCAATGCCTCGCCCAAAACGGTGTCCAAGTATTCGGCTGCGACGTGAATCTCCAGGCTGCAGAGCTTACTGCTTCAAGGATCCAAGCAGAAGGCGGGAAATGCGACATTGCCCAAGCCGATGTGACCTCGGAAAAGGACGTGAGGAGAGTCGTGGACGCCGTGATGTCAAAGTATGGCCGAATTGATATCTTAATCAACAACGTAGGCGCCACAGTGGCCGGTGATCCAGCCAGCATGCCTTCCGACGTATGGGACAAACAAATCGATCTCAATTTAAAAAGCGTCTACCTCGCCTGCCATGTGGTGCTTCCGATAATGGAAAAGCAAGGGTCGGGGTGCGTCGTCAACAATGCGTCTATTGCGGGCTTGAGGTATATTGGAAAGCCACAGGTTGCGTATTCTGCGGCAAAGGCTGCGGTGATTCAGTTTACGAAGGTTACAGCGGTCATGTACGCGCCAAAAGGTGTTCGATTGAATACGGTAGTACCGGGCTTCATTCACACGCCTTTGGTGGATAACTTCAAATTCAACGGTCAGAAAGAAGTTTATGATAAGATTACACGACAGCCTGTCCCCTTGGGGCGCATGGGAGATGCGTTTGATGTAGCTAATTCTACGGTGTTTTTGGCTAGCGATGCGGCCAAGTATATCACTGGGCAgattttggtggtggatggtggatttACAAGTTCCGCTGCGTCTCTATAGTGCAGACAAACACTTACAGTTCTTTATCGCCGTTCCATGTTGAGTATATggcagaaggaagagatagTAGGTTCGTCACAAGCTACGAAGAGGGCAATAATAAGAACAGAGGCACATGGTaggaagggagggaagaggatgagTATCAATGGATTGACAGTATGCAAAACAAACCGCGACCCCAAGAAGCAGCATAAAATTTGCTGCCATCAAACGCCCTGCGCAAAAATAACTGTCGGGAAAGCAAACCTATGAGTGCTGTTGTATAAGCTTATATCATGTTCCGTATGATCTCTTACCAGTTGT from Aspergillus oryzae RIB40 DNA, chromosome 1 encodes the following:
- a CDS encoding SDR family NAD(P)-dependent oxidoreductase (dehydrogenases with different specificities (related to short-chain alcohol dehydrogenases)) yields the protein MANFPKYPDLQGKVALIMGAGQTHVPGSEARGNGAAIAQCLAQNGVQVFGCDVNLQAAELTASRIQAEGGKCDIAQADVTSEKDVRRVVDAVMSKYGRIDILINNVGATVAGDPASMPSDVWDKQIDLNLKSVYLACHVVLPIMEKQGSGCVVNNASIAGLRYIGKPQVAYSAAKAAVIQFTKVTAVMYAPKGVRLNTVVPGFIHTPLVDNFKFNGQKEVYDKITRQPVPLGRMGDAFDVANSTVFLASDAAKYITGQILVVDGGFTSSAASL